DNA sequence from the Oceanipulchritudo coccoides genome:
CGTCCCAGACATCCTCGGTCTTTTTGGCCTCTGGAACGGTCTGCGTAAGGACCTTGTACACCTGAGACAAATGCCTGAGCAACACACCCTCGGAGCGCTGCAACTTGTAGCGGTTCACATACTCGCTAAATCCAAGATAATCCTCGAACAGCTCCCGGGCGATGCTCTTGGGCTTCACGTTCTCCTCATCGACCCACGGATGCCCGGCCTTGAACTCGTTGAACGAATCGTAGAGAAATTCCCGCATTGGCTTGGGATGCTCGATTTCCTGCAGCCGTTCCATCCGTTCCTCGTAAGGAATCCCCTCCTCTTTCATTTCCCGGATACGGATCTCTTTCAACTTATCAATCTGCCGGTAGAGAATGACATCGGGATCCTCAACGATGGATTCGCACAGGCTGAGGACCTGCAGGACATATTCTGAATCCTCCGGATCCAACTGCTCAAGGGTGTCGATCAGGTAAAGCGAGAGGGCCTGATGCAATGAAAAGTCTTCCTGCAACTCGATATTCACCTCCAGCTTGCGGCCGCTCGGCCGGGGATCGATCAGTGAGATGATTTCCCGGTCATGCAATGCCCGGAACAGTTCCCATGCGCGTTTGCGCAGCTCGCGCTTGCGATAGTCGGTGACATGCGAATCACGGATTAACTGCCGGAGGACACGACAGCCGTCCTCGTCACGACTAAGGACAAGCAGGAGCATGCCGTGGTCGACATTGAATACCGGGGCGAGGTTCTCGTGCGGCGCAGTCTGCAACTTGGCAAAGGTTTTCTCATCCCAGCCAGGAACGCCTTCTGGTGCTGACTTTTTCGATACTTTTTTCTTTCCGCCTTTGGCTGCGGCTTTTTCCTCGGCCTTCTTGTTCTCAATCACATGCTCCGGGGCCTGCGCAATCACGTAGCCACAATCATCAAAGCCCCGCCGACCGGCTCGTCCGGCAATCTGTCGAAAGTCCCGAACGGAAAGAATGGCCGACTTGCGCCCGTCGTATTTCCACAACTGCGTGAAGACCACTGTCCGGATCGGCACATTAATCCCCACACCGAGGGTATCCGTGCCACAGATGATCTTGAGCAAGCCTTGCTGCGCAAGGCTCTCGACCAGGATGCGGTAACGCGGCAGCAAACCTGCATGGTGCACCCCGATGCCATGCCGCAACCAGCGTTTCAGGTCCTTGCCAAAGGGGCTTTTGAAAGATTGTTTGGAAAGAATCTCTCCGATGGTCTCGCGCTCCTCGCGCGTGCAGAGATTGACGCTGATGAATCCCTGCGCGGCTTCTGTCGCCGCACGCTGGCTGAAGTAGACCAGATAGGCCGGCACCTT
Encoded proteins:
- a CDS encoding DEAD/DEAH box helicase, giving the protein MDQQLAPLAPLEKGAETETILEAFLTAMEESGFELYAEQEEAILELYEGRHVILRTPTGSGKSLVAGALLFLALCRGQRAVYTCPIKALVNEKFLSLCRAHGPDNVGLMTGDATVNPHAPILCCTAEILSNMALCGGERAKIEAVVMDEFHYYGDNERGAAWQVPLLLMPQTQFLLMSATLGDMTDIEDDLTQRTNRKVVTVSSDTRPVPLEFSYSEEAIVQRVEALAQEGKVPAYLVYFSQRAATEAAQGFISVNLCTREERETIGEILSKQSFKSPFGKDLKRWLRHGIGVHHAGLLPRYRILVESLAQQGLLKIICGTDTLGVGINVPIRTVVFTQLWKYDGRKSAILSVRDFRQIAGRAGRRGFDDCGYVIAQAPEHVIENKKAEEKAAAKGGKKKVSKKSAPEGVPGWDEKTFAKLQTAPHENLAPVFNVDHGMLLLVLSRDEDGCRVLRQLIRDSHVTDYRKRELRKRAWELFRALHDREIISLIDPRPSGRKLEVNIELQEDFSLHQALSLYLIDTLEQLDPEDSEYVLQVLSLCESIVEDPDVILYRQIDKLKEIRIREMKEEGIPYEERMERLQEIEHPKPMREFLYDSFNEFKAGHPWVDEENVKPKSIARELFEDYLGFSEYVNRYKLQRSEGVLLRHLSQVYKVLTQTVPEAKKTEDVWDAEDYLADIILGTDSSLLDEWERLRDPNYQAREGSDKPERAESYDLTRDTKAFQREIRTQIFGLLKTILSNHAEPEISDQFLAFFESRECFLLDPEARNKKHTYFDSDKEPGALAVSQVLVDPGGLNDWEAVFRVDIPASREKQEVVMRLTGVYPVGG